From a region of the Malania oleifera isolate guangnan ecotype guangnan chromosome 12, ASM2987363v1, whole genome shotgun sequence genome:
- the LOC131144646 gene encoding protein SIEVE ELEMENT OCCLUSION C produces the protein MSFLQTDQFLPPPSSLDDVLIKQIVLTHDPDGRHFDSELLLRMTENIMHHASTAQVSGPHLETIGEHRTSDLEVVGSQEPLEYTINQISYKMLGSFSQEEMNPHARTMILFDLLTNYKWDAKLVLVLAAFAISYGKVWLILQLYQHNPLAVSIAALRQLPSNLNPFKPQLKALRLLAKTMAGVTKLIIKFEGLPITHINLDYEILAVTKSQIYTAAYWVIRSALICSARITDLTATKHDQPSDSATIATWELSSLEYRLSSICSCLGKQVDKCYQQIEMKIHLKLLNLPKEKHSDNQEVLRILFASRDDLPLKDSSSQAKIGVSELKNKVIILLISKPELLNLEALLFLVQQIYDQPHRKKLDGSYEIVWVPIPYSQQWTEAEERSFNFLSNSLPWYSIRRPWLLSSALVNYTKQTWNFKDEPVMVVLDSQGTVTNLNAIHSVLIWGARAYPFSTSREEELWKDEKWTLQLMFDDIDPLLTRWIEEGRNLCIYGSGSLDWIREFNSMTNQVVRASMQLEVVFVGTSNRDEQLRNLLATIEGEKLSRFLSFTKIQFFWLRLESIRRSKLELGKTVDSNIILKEVSALLDFDNNNNAGWAVMGRGSSEDVVKLQGSELMECLKRFPVWGGNVGKLGFLGAVRNALEPPSLPEGPCTHSNIVPYKEGLIEETVVCEKCKRPMEKFVLLKCNVTE, from the exons ATGAGCTTCCTTCAAACCGACCAATTCTTACCGCCACCTTCTTCTTTAGATGATGTCCTGATTAAGCAGATAGTCCTCACCCATGACCCCGATGGCCGCCATTTTGATTCAGAGCTGTTGCTTCGCATGACTGAGAACATCATGCATCATGCTTCTACTGCACAA GTTTCTGGTCCACATCTTGAGACTATTGGAGAACATCGTACAAGTGATCTTGAAGTAGTTGGATCGCAAGAACCACTTGAATACACCATCAATCAAATCTCATACAAG ATGCTTGGCAGCTTCTCCCAGGAGGAAATGAATCCACATGCCAGGACAATGATCTTGTTTGATTTACTCACCAATTACAAATGGGATGCAAAATTGGTTTTAGTACTGGCAGCATTTGCCATAAGCTATGGCAAAGTTTGGCTCATCTTGCAGCTATACCAACATAACCCATTGGCTGTATCAATAGCAGCACTTAGGCAATTGCCTAGCAACCTGAACCCATTCAAGCCTCAGTTGAAGGCCTTGAGATTGCTGGCTAAGACTATGGCAGGTGTGACGAAGCTCATCATCAAATTTGAAGGCCTTCCCATCACACACATAAATCTGGATTATGAGATTTTAGCTGTCACCAAATCTCAGATCTACACAGCCGCTTACTGGGTCATTAGAAGTGCCTTGATATGCTCTGCTCGAATCACAGACTTAACTGCTACAAAACATGACCA GCCTTCAGACTCTGCAACAATTGCAACATGGGAGCTCTCGAGTTTGGAATATAGGTTGAGCAGCATATGCAGTTGCCTGGGGAAGCAAGTGGATAAATGTTATCAACAAATAG AGATGAAAATTCATCTGAAGCTCTTGAATCTCCCTAAGGAGAAACATTCTGACAACCAAGAGGTGCTCCGTATATTGTTTGCCTCGAGAGATGACTTGCCATTGAAGGACAGTTCCTCACAAGCAAAG ATTGGGGTGTCTGAGCTCAAAAATAAGGTCATAATACTACTGATCTCAAAGCCGGAGCTCCTCAACTTAGAGGCTTTACTGTTTCTGGTTCAGCAAATATATGATCAACCTCACAGAAAAAAGTTAGATGGAAGCTATGAAATTGTGTGGGTTCCAATTCCATATTCGCAACAATGGACTGAGGCTGAAGAGAGAAGTTTCAACTTCCTATCCAATTCCTTGCCGTGGTACTCCATTAGGCGACCATGGCTACTTAGCTCAGCACTGGTGAATTATACAAAACAAACATGGAATTTCAAAGATGAACCTGTTATGGTAGTGTTGGATTCACAAGGAACTGTTACAAACTTAAATGCAATTCATTCAGTACTGATATGGGGTGCTAGGGCATATCCATTCTCAACTTCAAGAGAGGAAGAGCTCTGGAAGGATGAAAAATGGACTCTGCAGCTCATGTTTGATGACATTGATCCATTACTGACTAGATGG ATAGAAGAAGGCAGAAATCTTTGCATTTATGGGAGTGGCAGTCTAGACTGGATTAGAGAATTCAATTCTATGACAAACCAGGTAGTGAGGGCCAGTATGCAGCTTGAGGTAGTCTTTGTTGGTACAAGTAACCGAGATGAACAACTAAGAAATCTTTTAGCCACCATTGAAGGAGAAAAACTAAGTAGATTTCTCTCTTTCACAAAGATACAATTCTTCTGGCTTCGGCTGGAGAGTATTCGGAGGTCGAAACTTGAACTCGGAAAGACAGTTGACAGCAACATTATTCTAAAAGAAGTGTCAGCATTGCtagattttgataataacaataatgcAGGATGGGCTGTAATGGGAAGAGGGTCTTCAGAAGATGTTGTGAAGCTTCAAGGAAGCGAACTCATGGAATGCTTGAAACGTTTTCCAGTGTGGGGAGGAAATGTAGGCAAGTTGGGATTCTTGGGTGCAGTTAGAAATGCTCTTGAGCCACCATCTCTTCCTGAAGGGCCTTGCACTCACTCAAATATAGTCCCATATAAGGAGGGACTAATTGAAGAAACTGTAGTTTGTGAAAAATGTAAACGCCCAATGGAAAAATTTGTTCTCCTCAAATGTAATGTTACTGAGTGA